The Coccidioides posadasii str. Silveira chromosome 3, complete sequence genome contains a region encoding:
- a CDS encoding uncharacterized protein (antiSMASH:Cluster_3.1~SMCOG1039:aldo/keto reductase family oxidoreductase~EggNog:ENOG410PIJJ~COG:S): MAPPVPKPLAITDVLPLPNSSVKIPRLGFGVYKSPKHLCEKSCITALQVGYRHIDTAQFYGNEAEVGNAIRDSGLDRKDIFVTTKIISTAGSPEATYEKVLDSVRKIGGNDGYVDLFLIHSASAGPAGRKEMWLALERLLEEGKTRSVGVSNYGVKHIEEMKAYAKTWPPHVNQIELHPWCQQKTIDAYCKQHGIVVQAYSPLVRNYKANEPTLVALAQKYGKTTAQILLRYALQKGWVPLPKSDNPENIKSNADLYDFALAEEDMATLNGLDQGADGAIVQAVENK; this comes from the exons ACCTCGCCTGGGCTTCGGCGTCTACAAGTCTCCAAAACACTTATGCGAGAAATCCTGCATCACCGCTCTCCAAGTCGGATACCGCCACATTGACACTGCTCAATTCTATGGGAATGAGGCGGAGGTCGGGAACGCGATTCGCGACTCTGGGCTGGATAGGAAAGACATTTTCGTAACTACAAAGATAATATCAACGGCAGGATCTCCAGAGGCAACGTATGAGAAAGTACTGGACAGTGTACGAAAGATTGGTGGAAACGACGGATATGTCGACTTGTTTCTGATCCATTCAGCAAGCGCGGGGCCGGCTGGTAGAAAAGAAATGTGGCTTGCTCTTGAAAGGTTActggaagaaggaaaaacaagAAGCGTTGGCGTGAGTAACTATGGCGTGAAGCACATCGAGGAAATGAAGGCCTATGCGAAAACATGGCCGCCGCATGTCAATCAAATAGAG CTTCATCCGTGGTGCCAACAAAAGACCATCGATGCCTATTGCAAACAGCATGGAATTGTTGTCCAAGCGTACTCGCCGCTGGTCCGGAACTATAAAGCCAATGAACCAACCCTAGTAGCATTAGCCCAGAAATATGGAAAGACCACGGCCCAGATTCTCTTGAGATATGCGTTGCAGAAGGGATGGGTTCCCCTTCCCAAGAGCGATAATCCAGAGAATATCAAAAGTAACGCTGATTTGTATGACTTTGCGCTCGCCGAGGAGGATATGGCAACCCTCAACGGCCTGGACCAGGGTGCGGATGGCGCAATTGTTCAAGCCGTTGAAAACAAGTAA